TCAATGCTTTGATCCAATCAGTGATTGATTTTCTTGTTCTTCTGTTTCTTGCAGATATTGAGATGAATTCTGCAATATGATCttgcaaagaagaagaatgaagctTAAAGTTACATGTGATTTAAACAATTCAATTCTAACCAGATTAAAGCAAAAGTGGATTATTAAAACTGTCATGAAACACCTGAACCAGCTTATTTTAGTCAAAATGAAGCCTGACGTCAGAGGGAGCATAAATCAATCAACAGAGCTGGATTACTAATAGGTTTTTCACGTTACTGAGGCAGGTATTCATGTCAGTAAGAATGCACCAGGACGTACATTTAGTCCATTTCAGGACTTGGACTGGAGGTTCTAGATTGGGTTGCACCAGCTATTTGTAAATCCACAACTGAGCAATAACTCCTAAATAGATAAGTCCTGGAATGAGTGATTTAGTGCAACAGGTTGCACCattaaaactaaaaaagaaatgttttatcaAGTAACAGCTTCAGTGATTTATACACCAGGTGCTTTAAACATTTGTAGCAGCATCCAATCAGAAGTCATCTATGCAAACTGTAACATCACCAGCTGTAACTTCTAAAAATAACAGCCGTAGGGGGTCAAACATATTGAAGTTACCAGCCAATATGTAGGTATagctttgcttttctttataTCTGCATACATCAACAAAGCTATTCTATGTGGTCATTTAGTGCAATGTTATCAGCAGAACCTTTACTAATTTGAGGACAGTATTATTTTatgaaatatgatttaaaatCTAACCTGTGACTTGATCTcgatcttgatcttgatctgtGACCTTGATCAAGTGTCAGGTCAGACGTGTCCATATTACCTcttaacagacaaacagaagacatacagtatatcagcaAGCTAGTGTTAGTTTTGTCGGTTCAGTTAATTTGTCATGCAGCATTACACCAAATATGAACAAAGGATTTAGAGCTACTAAGAACAACTCATAAGAGGTTTGTGTTTTATAACTGAGCTAAGGCAAAGTTTGAACTTACAAACAGGTGGTGCAACCAGATCCtggtactttacttgagtatttttctTCCACTACACTACAGAGAAATGTTCTACCTGTTAGTTAAGTTCtatttacttttcagattaagtcTTTACATTAAAAGTTACATGAGCGTTTTCTGCTTTCCAGACAATTATTCAGAGGGCCAAAGGTCAGAGAGGGCaggactgaaaatgaatttaataGTTATAAAGGTGTCAGCCTTTTGTTATAGTACTTATCGAGGTTTTTTCTTTGATTTACTTTTCTCACGTTCAGGGTAAAGTTTTTTGTGATGTTGACAAAACAAGTTTGTGTTCTTGATCAATTAACTACTTAAATGCTTAAAAATGTTGTCTTATTACTGTTTGATCAAGATCTGACAAAACCACTTCATCATGATAACACAATCATTTTGTGATGGCAGTGACTCACATGCATTTTCTCCCTGGGCTTCTGTAGATTTATTTTAGACAATATGCTATAACTgacattttaatattaatttaatgttttgaaTTGGAGAAATTGTGCAATGACAGTTTCTGGGCATTTTCACAGGAGACTGATCACAGCAGTCTCTGTTTTAAACTTCCTATAtggttttattttacttgtgtttttctgtccgTTATTGGTGCTGTAGAGTAGATCTTTGATTTCTGGTGCTAAAGGTGGTTTTCTACTTTCTGCCATTTGGTGTCCCCAAACTGGATTGAACCAGAAATACTCACCAGAGGGACATAAAATGAGCTGCTGGTAGAAATCCTGTTGAAAGTCATCGCTGTATAGAGTGTGTATACAGAGTACAcggtgtgtgtacttgtacttgacaACCAGTAACCACATATACCTACAGAGCTGTATATAGGCGAGCTCACATCTCATGTTATCAACCTGCATTACTGCTTCATATCACATTAATAAAGTTTGCTTCAGTGTGAACGGTGCTATGTGTTGActctctgcagctcaaagtATATTTCTGAAAAGTAAATTTATTCAAgtgattattttgttatttgaatGACAGCTTTTGTTTAGTGTGTCATGCGTCATAGTCATGAATATCTGACAGATTCTTGAGTACTTGAACGCATCCTGAAGTTTGACATGTCAGAGTTTTTCAGTGTAGAAGCGAGTCAGGTTATATTGCAACGACAGAATATACCAAGAGTTGTGGTGAGAAGCTACCTTCCCCATACAGCTGTCATGGTCTACTCtggctttgctgttttctgGATTCTCGTTGGgtgtttgcagtgtttcctTCCTGTGCTCCACCCCACACTGCATCAGCCTCGTTAGCCCTGCCCTGTTCCCTGTGTTTCCCCCAGCCAATCAGCTCATTTCTCTCACCTGGGCTTCTCCACACTTGTGCGGTTGGTATTTTAATCCAGTTTGCAGTTCAGTCTCTTGCTTTGTTAGCCTGTCGCTGTGGCTCAGTTATGGTATTTTCAGTGAAGACTTCAGCATTTgatcctgcctgcctgccatctcTTGTGTTTGGGTCCATTCTGTGTTCCTCCAGGGGCTCCCATGATGGTCTTAGCATCTAGCCTACTAGCTTCCAGTGTGCACCTTGGCCTCCAGCCTGTACACCTGTTTACCTCCAGAGGGGTTCTACCTTTGCCCCAGGCCGCCTGCTCGACCTCCAGAGGGGTTCAGTTTTCACCAACACAGTCTTGTAGGATCTTTTCATTCACCACTGGCCTCCTGTctgtaaaatacagtatatcttCCTTACTtccataaaaatgttttaagtgacctgtaaacacacaaccCAGAGCAGGTCTGGTGCCAACAATGGACCACTAACTTAGAATCATGAGCCTGCAGGTGTAATGGATGACATGTAGTGTGAGCAGACCCAGTGAAGAGAGGGGCATCTCAATGACTGACTTATCTATGAGCATTAGCTAGCAGTGTCTATAGCTCCACACAAGGCTTCATGGTGCTCTGAGGTGAGCTGGAAACAAAGGTATATTTCCAatttcaaaaaagttgtgaTGTTGTGCAGaacttaaataaaaacagaatgcttGTTTACTGACGACAGTTTTACAAAGCGTTCCTGAGCCCATGGAGTATTATCCTTTATCCAAAGTgatgaacctctctccatcctcgcttgtgaatgtctgagcctttccaggatgcccctttcatacccaatcatgatattatcacctgttaccaatgaacctgtttacctgtggaatgttccaaacaggtgtttttagagcattcccatctttcccagtctttagttgctcctgtcccaacttgtttcaaacatgttgctgcatcaaattcagaataagcaaatatttacaaaaaatcaatgaagctgatgaggtcaaatatTAGCTCACTTTGATTAATTTATTGAGAAGCTCATTTAAGttctttttaagttttaagttCAGCACTTTgggaaaacatcagattttcctgcttttctctttccAGAGGTGGAAggtaagtacatttacttaatcACTGTACTGGAATACTAATACAAGgtattttatgcaactttatacttctactccccACATCTCAGAGGCAGATACTGAACTtaatactccactacatttgtctgacagctttagctACTTGCTATTTTACAGATTACAAGTTTTCATACCTTCCTGTCCATTGAAAACCATGTAGCTCCaaattttgtgattttgaatgtttctgatcaactgaaggatgaaatgttcctttaagggttgagaaaattcttcttcttcagataaATAAACTATTTAAGAACCATTTTGGATGAGCtgtaaaatgcatcatcacacagctgaaaacaggctgagcTCATCAAAAGCCGACCTTTTAGAGATacgaggttctcacaggacagtgacACTACAAACATATGGTGATCtcatagaatatgatgcattgctgtagattaaagtaCCCAACAGTATttaaatgagctcaaccttaaacatctacagcagtaaactgtaacaaacacattcatgcagcagTTATATCAACccaaaacatcacagagagcattttactgcagacTGAGTCCTTTTACTTTTGCTACTTTAAGTCTATTTAtctgataatacttacatatTCTTACTTAAGTGAGGTTTCGAATGCAGGACCTGTACTTGTAGAGgagtatttattttcagtgtggtaGTAGGAGCCttctttcactgaagtaaatgatctgaatgcttcttcctcctctgtctctgcctgtcttcaTATTGTCTCATTGACTTTCTGTAGATGATGGATTTATGAGAAGTCCaactctgccctctgctgtaAATAAGACAAACTATCAGCACCAATGCTTCATTTCCCACAGAAATTCCATCAATTTATTAAAAGGAAAAGCTCACAGATGTGATGTTAAATCcctaaaaaaaatgacacaaaacagcctgaacttgtttttttttttgtcttgttcaaCATTAATGTGATCTCACCTTTTAATTCAAATACCAAAATATCttgaaaaatcttaaaataaaacGACATATAGCACCAGTAAACTATGCAGCATAGTCCTTCGTTTACGGTAAACACCGTAACTTCTTTCAGTGAAGCGCCTGAGGCCGCTCGAACGTGAACACACCTTTTCATCCAGGTGGCAGGAAGGAGCCTTTCCCCCCTTTGATTCGCTGTGACCGAAGACTttgagaaacaaacaacaggTATGTAGATGTTTTAGTAAATGCTGTTTATCGCGTGCTTGGCTTGGATTTGATTTCATATATAAAAGAGGctattgcttttattttatgtctttttctcTTAAAGGTAAACCGCGCTGTGGTCACCTGTGTGCGCCAGATGTTTGGAGAGCGTCTCACAgcacttttcttttcaaattaaaGCATGTAGGAAATGATTCAGAATCGTTTTTAATTCATGTTGGCCTAATGCTTTAACTActgtcagcttcactgtggatatactccatgttttattcatattttctgtctttttgtttcaaatgaaagtgaaactgaacaGTAAGGTAATGTCAAAGTGTGCAGTGAAGGACACAGAGTacacactttgtttttaacatgtatAACTATATGAGTGTTATGAAATAAGGCTGAACGGTCTCTCAAATTCACGCTTGGATTCACGAACAAACCGTGATTACTGTTCAATTCATCAACGTGGATGAACGTGAAATGTAACTTAATAACCAACAGAGGAAGCTGTTGGATGTCTATTATTAATAGAAATGTCAggtttgaaaagtgaaaaaccTTTCTCGTCCTGCACTATTCTGTGACGTCCCTGAAGAGCATCCCAGAGTTGACTTAACTGACGATCAAGCAGAACACCTCTCCTAAACAGGTCTGTAACAGATGgctttgggttttagactgttggttgGATAAAAGACATTCAAAAACGTCACTTGGGGCTCTGgcaattttactgttttatgacacgttacagatgaaacaattaattgattgatcaagaaaataattagcACCTCAGTggacaatgaaaataactgctAATTGCGGCCCTACACACAGTAAAGGACTCATATTTTAGGTCAGTTAGACAAGTGGAACTCCCTGTCATGGCTCATATGAACAGACTACTTTTTACACtactttatttctattttcagaGCTCCAGGATGCTTCATGCAAAGGACAGACAGTcccttgtgtttctgtgtggtgCCTTCACtttcctcatctttctctccctgatGCACTCATGTCGAGGTGAATTCCACACATTACTAACAGTCTAGTTGAGTCAGTGTATGAATGTATACTGGAGATACAGCATGTCCTACAAATTCAGCTGTATGGCTTTTATTAATGAGAGCATTCTGCCTTTTCTGCAGAAATCATAAAATTCtaatgtctttcttttcaggTCAGTCTAAGGTGATTGGTCCATCTCAGCCAATAGTGGCGCTAATTGGAGAGGACATTGTTTTGCCATGTCACCTGGAGCCTGCCATGAATGCTATCAAGATGACTCTGGACTGGGCGAGACGTGACCTGAACCCCAGATTTGTCCTTGTATGGCGTCATGGTGTGGAACTAGAGCGTGAAAAACATCCATCCTACAAGGGAAGAGCATCACTGTTCACTGATGAGCTGAAGCATGGAAACATTTCTCTGAAACTCTCCAAAGTGAAAATGGATGATGAGGGAAGATACAAATGCTTCATGCCAGCATTGTTTAGAGGCTCTACTGTTCAGCTTGTTGTAGGTAAGTTTGAATGTGGCGCTGGACCTGACAGGTCTCAACAGGTACTTCTGTTAATTCAGAAGCAAGTCAGAGGTTGAATTTCTTACTAAATACATTGTGAACATTTCCTAAAAATGATCATTCTGAAGCagtatttcatatattttacaAAGCAAGGAAAGAaattaagaagaagaagttggTGTTCTGAACAATGCtcttaaaaacactcaaatatcaTAAGGGAGACAGTTTGCCCAACGGTGCTTCGACACAACATGCAGTCGTAGGTGGTTGGTTTTTCTCTAGTTTCACTTAATATTCTACCATTTTTCATCATGGTTAACTGTTGAGTTTGTGCAGATTGCACAAACTCCAGCCTCCCAGCGAGGAACATAATTCTTTGGTTGTGGGAACATTTATTGAACTTTCTTACACAAGATGTTAAATCAGCAAAAACGGACCCTAAATTGAACATTTCCCCTTCAAGTAACCAATGAACATTTAGCTAACCTTCCCAGAACATTCAGGGGACGTAACAATAGCATTACTTTTACGTAAAAAGTGGCCGTTTTGATATCTTGGGAATGTTGTGTGTAAAAACGTTCAATAAATGTTCCCACAACCAAAAAATAACGTTGCCTTTAACTGTCCTTGTGCGGTCGCTACTCTACAACTCCACCTTCACCAGCTACAACCCACAGAGCGGGTCTGACTCAGTGAACTTTGCACAAGCCCCAAAGCTCCAGTgattaaacaaaatgtaatctCACAACAAGTGAATAAACGAGTTCTATCGCCTCATCTTCAGGTGCTGTGTCCTCACCTGTTGTCCAGATGACCAAAAACAGCAGTGGAGTGTTAGAGTGTGAGTCTGAAGGCTGGTATCCAGAGCCTGAGGTGTTTTGGTTGGACGATGAGGGACACGTCCTCTCTGCTGGACctacagagacagtcagaggtGCTGATGAGCTCTATACTGTCCACAGCACAGTGACTGTGGAGAAGAGACACGGCAACAACTTCACCTGTCGAGTCCAACAGAAGGACATCaaagagaccagagagacaCACATTCTTGTTCCAGGTGaatttcatttacatgttgaTGATGTGATCATGAGAACACTGTGTTCAGATTTTATATGAACaacatgttgttctgtgtttcacCATTTCAGATCATTTCTTTGCGGTTCCCAGTACTCTTCATACTTCTAGCAGTCATCAGGCTATTATTGGTTCAACCACTGGCTGTGTTGCTTTGGCAGCTATTCTTATAGGTATCTTTGTTGTGTGGAAATGGAGGAGAAACAAGTTCAGTAAGTCAAACATTGGTTTCATTTCCTTCTAAATGTTGCAGCCTTGCAGTTTTTTAGTCTTTTGAAGTAGAATATTTGTTGAACTCTCAATCAATAAATTAGTCAGCAGTGTTGCTTCGGTTGATATTCTGTGTTACTTATGTCATGACCTGGCTCAAAACCATGACAAAAACGAGGAGACGTACGGTTTTAAAGTAAAAACGAAATGATTTTATTACTATGTAAACTTAGATAATGGGCAACATAATCAAACACTAACTGAATTAACAAATAAACTAAACCAAAACATAATGCGCCGAGGGTTCGAGGCTGCAATGGTGCAGCCACACCAGGTAGGTCACCCAGCAGAGcagggcagagcagagcagagagcgtGTGAGAAATAATGCCAGCTCTTATTCACCTGTGGACTGGCCAGGTCCACCCAGGTGTGGCAAGCCCCACCTATGACCTGCAGGGGAAGACAAGACAACACAAAAGGgaacacagaacagaacagcaggCCCTAGAGGCAGGAGGTCGTCACACTTAAAATAGCACAAGCTAATGTTTTCAgttgtgtcatttaaaaaatatttttcaatcTTGGGTTTTATTAAGTGTCTTCTGTTTCATGCCATTAAcactaaaacagaaaatgtcttcACAAACTTCACCAGTTTCTCCTGCTTCtctaaacacagaaaacaagaggaggagcCTCGAGGATTGAAGTGAACAGAGCCAGGAAGACAAGATGATCACATCTCAGAGTGATAACACAAGACTCCACCATgagatggaaggaggaggagaaagtgaacCGCTTATGgcagcaagagaagaagagagtcatgcagacaacagaggagagcagaagatCAAATCTCAGAGTGAACATAAAGATCTCCAGTTTGTGGCTGGTCGCTGGACTTTCTGTCCAAGGTGTCTGAAAACGTCTGTTACAGTGCAGACACACCATAGTTTATAGTTTATAGCTCTGgctcacgctctctctctcttaagaacttcaatcaatcaatcaaactttatttgtatagcacctttcatgcataaaaatgcaacacaaggtgcttgacaaaggataaaaacaggataatagaaaatagaacacaaccacacagacacacacaaatacatacacccacccatAATAGTGCAAAATAGTATGCAACCACGCaaccccacatacacacacacaccacacacacacacacacacacacaaacacacacccaccccaacgtagctgtcggtataataacatggcagggcactgaggaatcaagagaggaaaaaaccacccatggggagctcatccacactACAAGGGGTCGCAGCCCACAGGGAGCGCCGCCGTAACAGAGACCCCTGACCCAGATAGACCGggatggactccacacacagggcagagccccccagtcctccgggcCCAAGGAGTCCCCAGGACGACGCCCCAGCGGGCaggccagacacacctcccagcgtggaggccccccatgaggagacactggagctaaaacgtaaaagacaatggaataaaaagacctgaaacctaaaagacaatagaataaGAGACCTAAGACCTAAAATAAAATCGAATAAAACGATCGAAAGGCTAAAGACAATAGGCTaggataaaacaggtctgaattaaaagagtaaaagaaatcaattaaaagccaaactaaaaaggtgagtcttaAGCCTCCTTTTAAGGCTTCTGTTAATACTTCTGTAAAaacttagttatattgtatttttgttaaattatcataatattatataatatgtattagaATACATCTTATGTAGCTAGATATTTAGTTATACTTTTAACAATTGCTGTTATTCCATGTTTAtacacttagttatattttctgataacattctttttctcttagttttcattactcatccttattcttatttattgtatatgttttatgtttatgtgtatgtttaaactgctgctgcaacaaagtAATGTCCCAAATTCTGATcaataaagtctaagtctaatcACAGTCATCCTGTCTAACACATGGAGCACACATGGTTCTGCTGTTATGAGGCTTCACTGAATGTGAGCTTCAGCATTTCTCACCAGATcacctcacctgtgtgtgttttatttccctTGTGGACTAAAGCCAAACCACTCAGCTCTGTAGCTCCTCCGTACTGTTTTCAGCCTTGCTAGCAGCGTGGCTCAAGCGATGGTGATGATGCTGTGTTTACTCCAGCGCAACCATGTTGGATGGAATGTCATTGAAATGGGTCCAGACCTTTATGATCTGATGAGGATGAATTATAATGCTTGGTGATTCTCTGACTTTTTATctggtgccatcatcaggtctaAAGTTtgatttgtccaatactttggtttattaccaaatatctgaaaaactaatggcattcccatcagcctcaagTCTGCTTTGTGCTTCATGCTAAATAGGAAATGTTAATATGCTAATACACTAATCTAAAgagtaaacattacacctgcacTATATCAGCATcctgtgaacatgttagcatgtcgaTCTTAGCATTTACAACTAGTACAtcctcactgagctgctagcatggcagCAGACCCTCTTGTTTAATTCCATTTACTGTAGCTGAATAGTTATTTGGCTGGATTTAACATCAGCCCTTGTTCTgtgagctcaaccttaaacatctacagcagcaaaatgtaacaaacacattcatgcagcagttatattaatccaaaacatcacagagagcattttactgcagacTGAGGCCTTTTCCTACTTTAAGTCCATTTATCTAGCAATACTTTTAATTTAAGTGAGGTTTCGAATGCAGGACCTGTACTTGTAGaggagtattttcagtgtggtaTTAGGAGCCttctttcactgaagtaaatgatctgaatgcttcttcctcctctgtctctgcctgt
This Chaetodon auriga isolate fChaAug3 chromosome 5, fChaAug3.hap1, whole genome shotgun sequence DNA region includes the following protein-coding sequences:
- the LOC143320649 gene encoding butyrophilin subfamily 1 member A1-like → MLHAKDRQSLVFLCGAFTFLIFLSLMHSCRGQSKVIGPSQPIVALIGEDIVLPCHLEPAMNAIKMTLDWARRDLNPRFVLVWRHGVELEREKHPSYKGRASLFTDELKHGNISLKLSKVKMDDEGRYKCFMPALFRGSTVQLVVGAVSSPVVQMTKNSSGVLECESEGWYPEPEVFWLDDEGHVLSAGPTETVRGADELYTVHSTVTVEKRHGNNFTCRVQQKDIKETRETHILVPGEFHLHVDDVIMRTLCSDFI